From a single Nicotiana tomentosiformis chromosome 2, ASM39032v3, whole genome shotgun sequence genomic region:
- the LOC104114843 gene encoding pentatricopeptide repeat-containing protein At2g33680: MSHGPSSLALESSASLFTKILHYTQRRNLPKGQSLHAHLIKTGSSSSCIYLSNSIVNLYAKCHRLLDAHLAFQEITNKDVVSWNCLINGYSQLGRPDSSLSVLKLFKQMRQQDENSHVLPNPHTFAGIFTAVSTLGEHYSFTGKQAHCLAFKLSYLNDVFVGSSLLNTYCKANSRHLVDARKMFDEMPERNSVSWTTMISGYASKRLAKEAVGVFRMMLWERGRGQDYVNEFVLTSVLSAIALPEFSPVGKQIHGLSLKNGFLCNVSVANATVTMYAKCGSLDDACQAFELSSEKNSITWSALITGYAQNGDCDKALKLFSQMHFCGMNPSEYTLVGVLNACSDFDALSEGKQVHGYLLKLGFEPQMYILTALVDMYSKCGNVSDARRGFDYLKEPDIVLWTSMIAGYVKNGDNENAMSMYSRMLVEGVVPNELTMASVLKACSSLAALEQGKQIHAHIVKHGFSLEVPIGSALSTMYAKSGSLHDGNLVFRRMPARDLVSWNSMMSGLSQNGRGTEALELFEEMLLEGTRPDYVTFVNILSACSHMGLVERGQNIFKMMSDEFGIEPRLEHFACMVDMFGRAGKLYEAKEFIESAANHVDHGLCLWRILLSACRNYRNYELGAYAGEKLMELGSQESSAYVLLSSIYSALGRLEDVERVRRLMNLRGVSKEPGCSWIELKSQFHVFVVGDQLHPQIVDIREELWRLRKQMKDEGYKPDFDPCLELGVIMD; this comes from the coding sequence ATGAGTCATGGTCCATCTTCTCTAGCACTTGAATCCTCTGCTTCCCTTTTCACCAAAATACTCCATTACACTCAACGCAGAAACCTTCCCAAAGGCCAATCTCTTCACGCCCATCTCATTAAAACAGGTTCTTCCTCTTCTTGCATATACTTATCCAACAGCATTGTCAACTTATACGCCAAGTGCCACCGCTTGTTGGACGCCCATCTCGCCTTTCAAGAAATAACAAACAAAGACGTCGTCTCATGGAACTGCCTCATCAATGGCTACTCTCAATTGGGCCGTCCAGATTCATCTCTTTCCGTCCTCAAACTCTTCAAGCAAATGAGACAACAGGACGAAAACTCCCACGTCCTCCCAAATCCTCACACATTTGCTGGCATTTTCACCGCGGTTTCAACTTTGGGGGAGCACTACTCCTTTACAGGGAAGCAAGCTCATTGTCTTGCCTTCAAACTAAGTTACCTTAACGATGTATTTGTGGGCAGTTCCTTGTTGAACACGTATTGCAAGGCTAATAGTCGTCATCTTGTTGATGCTCGcaagatgtttgatgaaatgcCTGAGAGAAATTCTGTATCTTGGACTACGATGATATCTGGGTATGCATCAAAGAGGCTAGCTAAGGAGGCTGTGGGAGTGTTTAGGATGATGCTATGGGAGCGAGGCCGAGGGCAGGATTATGTGAATGAGTTTGTGCTTACTAGTGTTCTTAGTGCTATTGCATTGCCAGAGTTTAGCCCTGTTGGGAAGCAAATTCATGGTCTTTCCCTCAAGAATGGATTTTTGTGCAACGTTTCTGTTGCCAATGCTACTGTTACTATGTATGCAAAGTGTGGGAGTTTGGATGATGCATGTCAGGCATTCGAGCTTTCATCTGAAAAGAATTCTATAACCTGGTCTGCATTAATAACAGGTTACGCGCAGAACGGGGACTGCGATAAGGCCTTGAAGTTGTTCTCGCAGATGCATTTCTGTGGGATGAATCCGAGCGAGTACACTCTGGTTGGAGTGCTTAATGCCTGTAGTGATTTTGATGCTCTTAGTGAAGGAAAACAGGTGCATGGATATCTATTGAAGTTAGGGTTTGAGCCTCAAATGTATATTCTGACTGCGTTAGTGGATATGTATTCTAAATGTGGTAATGTTAGTGATGCCAGAAGAGGTTTTGATTATTTGAAAGAACCCGACATAGTTTTATGGACTTCCATGATAGCGGGATATGTTAAGAATGGGGATAATGAAAATGCAATGAGTATGTACTCTAGAATGCTGGTGGAGGGTGTTGTACCTAATGAGTTGACGATGGCGAGCGTGTTAAAAGCTTGTTCTAGCCTTGCTGCTTTGGAACAGGGGAAGCAGATTCATGCTCATATAGTCAAGCATGGGTTTAGTCTTGAAGTTCCAATTGGAAGCGCTCTCTCGACTATGTATGCAAAATCTGGAAGCCTTCATGACGGTAATCTAGTCTTTAGGAGGATGCCTGCGAGGGACTTAGTGTCATGGAACTCAATGATGTCAGGTCTTTCACAGAATGGCCGCGGTACTGAAGCCCTTGAACTTTTTGAAGAAATGCTTCTTGAGGGAACAAGGCCAGATTATGTTACTTTTGTGAATATTCTTTCTGCTTGTAGCCACATGGGATTGGTAGAGAGAGGGCAGAATATTTTCAAGATGATGTCTGATGAGTTTGGAATAGAGCCTAGGCTAGAGCATTTTGCGTGCATGGTAGATATGTTCGGTCGTGCTGGAAAACTCTATGAAGCAAAAGAGTTTATCGAGTCAGCAGCAAATCATGTTGACCATGGTCTGTGTTTGTGGCGTATCTTGCTAAGTGCTTGCAGGAACTATAGAAACTATGAATTAGGAGCATACGCAGGAGAGAAGTTAATGGAATTGGGTTCACAAGAGTCATCTGCTTATGTGCTACTCTCTAGTATTTATTCAGCTCTGGGAAGATTGGAGGATGTTGAACGCGTGAGAAGGTTGATGAATCTCCGTGGAGTAAGCAAGGAGCCTGGATGTAGCTGGATTGAGCTGAAGAGTCAGTTTCATGTATTTGTTGTTGGAGATCAGTTGCATCCACAAATCGTAGATATACGTGAAGAATTATGGAGGTTAAGAAAGCAAATGAAAGATGAGGGATATAAACCAGATTTCGATCCTTGCTTAGAGTTGGGAGTTATAATGGACTGA